The uncultured Desulfuromonas sp. genome has a segment encoding these proteins:
- the aroE gene encoding shikimate dehydrogenase, with protein MTISGRTQIYGILGDPVQHSLSPAMQNAAFSALGMDAVYVPFHVLPEGLEQAVAGLKALQVKGVNVTVPHKERVCSFMDRLDDEAALIGAVNTVVRQGEELVGFNTDGLGLVQSLKTDLNVELQQQNVTVLGAGGAARSAIVALAQQGVKTLTVANRSIDRAQQLVERYQGAFPDVDFLATSLASEVLAKVISEADLIVNSTSLGLSGESFNVIPWHVVRRPCRIYDMIYAAQGTPLVLAARERGYHCCDGLGMLIAQGEAAFRLWTGKDPGHAMAQALR; from the coding sequence ATGACCATTTCGGGCAGAACTCAGATTTATGGTATTCTGGGAGATCCGGTACAGCATTCTCTGTCGCCGGCGATGCAGAATGCCGCTTTTAGCGCATTGGGCATGGATGCGGTTTACGTGCCTTTTCATGTGCTTCCAGAGGGGTTGGAGCAAGCTGTTGCCGGTTTAAAAGCGTTGCAAGTGAAGGGCGTCAATGTCACTGTGCCGCATAAGGAGAGGGTTTGCTCCTTTATGGACCGCCTGGATGACGAGGCCGCATTGATCGGAGCGGTGAATACGGTTGTCCGCCAGGGCGAAGAATTGGTCGGCTTTAACACGGATGGTCTGGGGTTGGTGCAGTCGCTTAAAACCGATCTCAATGTTGAGCTGCAACAGCAAAATGTCACGGTTCTGGGGGCTGGTGGTGCTGCCCGATCGGCCATCGTCGCTCTGGCTCAACAAGGTGTGAAAACATTGACGGTTGCTAATCGCTCTATTGATCGAGCGCAGCAATTGGTGGAGCGCTATCAAGGTGCTTTTCCGGATGTCGATTTCTTAGCCACTTCACTGGCATCTGAAGTATTGGCCAAGGTTATCTCTGAAGCTGATTTAATTGTCAATTCAACATCATTAGGTCTTTCCGGTGAATCCTTTAATGTGATACCATGGCACGTTGTAAGGAGGCCGTGTCGCATCTATGATATGATTTATGCAGCTCAGGGAACACCTCTGGTGCTGGCGGCGCGTGAACGGGGATATCACTGCTGTGATGGTTTGGGGATGTTGATCGCCCAAGGTGAAGCGGCGTTTCGCTTGTGGACCGGAAAAGATCCCGGCCACGCGATGGCGCAGGCTTTGCGCTGA
- a CDS encoding bifunctional riboflavin kinase/FAD synthetase, with protein sequence MKVIRDLSEIDHPFEHAVVTLGNFDGVHLGHREIFRSVLQSARKEGGTSIVCTFEPHPLKLLAPDRAPRLINTPQERERLIAASCVDVLLILPFTRELAALAPEQFVNRILLERIGLKHLVVGYDYAFGKGRSGSIEFLREQGQRKGFVVDVFGPVQKQGQVISSTRVRQHVLSGDVEGVVALLGRHFNFEGRVVHGDGRGHNLGFATANLATEKELIPASGVYACIAVVNDREYKSVVSIGCKTTFGDYPLTIEAHLFDFDQDVYDQTMRLYFVKKLRDQKTFSDKNALIRAIEHDVEQAHHSLEQTRIIEYREYLTFEQDNA encoded by the coding sequence ATGAAAGTAATTCGCGATTTATCGGAAATAGACCACCCTTTTGAGCATGCCGTGGTCACTCTGGGGAATTTTGATGGTGTCCATCTCGGCCATCGTGAGATTTTTCGTTCAGTATTGCAAAGTGCCCGCAAAGAAGGGGGGACATCCATTGTCTGCACCTTTGAGCCCCATCCGCTGAAACTGTTGGCGCCTGACCGTGCTCCACGTTTGATCAACACGCCGCAGGAGCGTGAGCGACTCATTGCGGCCTCCTGTGTCGATGTGTTGTTGATTCTGCCGTTTACCCGTGAGTTGGCTGCGTTGGCTCCTGAACAATTTGTCAACCGGATTCTTCTTGAGCGCATTGGCTTGAAACATCTGGTTGTCGGCTATGATTACGCTTTTGGCAAGGGGCGTAGTGGATCCATTGAGTTTTTGCGTGAGCAGGGGCAACGCAAGGGGTTCGTCGTCGATGTGTTTGGCCCGGTGCAGAAGCAGGGCCAGGTGATCAGCTCAACCCGAGTACGACAGCATGTGTTGTCCGGTGATGTTGAGGGTGTCGTTGCGCTGTTAGGGCGGCATTTCAATTTTGAAGGGCGGGTGGTGCATGGCGACGGGCGCGGGCACAATCTCGGCTTTGCCACCGCCAACCTTGCCACTGAAAAAGAACTGATTCCGGCCAGTGGCGTTTATGCCTGCATTGCCGTGGTCAACGACAGGGAATACAAGTCGGTGGTGAGTATCGGTTGCAAAACAACCTTTGGTGACTATCCGTTGACCATTGAAGCGCACCTGTTTGATTTTGACCAGGATGTGTACGATCAGACCATGCGGCTGTATTTTGTCAAAAAACTGCGCGATCAGAAGACGTTTTCCGATAAAAACGCCTTGATTCGTGCCATAGAACACGATGTCGAACAGGCGCATCACTCTCTTGAACAAACCCGCATCATTGAATACCGTGAATACCTCACCTTCGAACAGGACAACGCATGA
- the rnr gene encoding ribonuclease R: MPFSTAEIIRQLQRFERQPFSINELLGELNLSKTLRRKLVQFLDSLVVAGLIKHMRRGRYRLNRPLKLVRATLKHQSSGHGVLTVCDDAGELYVASFRLGGAMDGDEVMALELPESRGRRPEGWIVEVVKRSRETLLGVCEKNSRQGGVVFLSEQGALTFDVDDRGRDVSSLEGQVVVLRIDRYPAMHENGLGHIVDVLGPVGSPEVDILSTVHRLGIPSRFSPAAEREAAAVASDVPPDVVAGRRDLRALPFVTIDGADARDFDDAVSLARSQDGHWQLHVAIADVGYYVAQGSALDRDARERGTSVYFPSRCLPMLPQALSNGICSLQPDKDRLVVVAEITFDDLGRRLDFQAYRATIRSQQRLVYEQVQLVLDGHVPELPVNASLTEMLHQMQHLAQSLRHRRLHRGAIDFDLPEANVIFDEAGHIVRIGRRSRLDSHRLIEEFMLCANEAVAEFILSRRETGMFRIHESPDIRSMQSFQQFLATLNLGVTLDADGISAQELRRLLHEVEGTSLEFSVNRILLRSMKQARYDAENSGHFGLASEAYCHFTSPIRRYPDLLIHRLLLQILDGHADWEADEPLPRLAEAATAAERRAMEAERDIVDLRKCQFMEDKIGTRYSGYITSVNAFGFFVELDEFFVEGLVHIRTLSDDYYVFDEEQLTLVGQARRKTFQVGDTVEVEVWQVKSAAREIDFVLPDLEVSLRVSRRRRLGERRKRRR, encoded by the coding sequence ATGCCATTTTCAACTGCGGAAATTATACGCCAGCTACAGCGCTTTGAACGTCAACCGTTCAGCATCAATGAGTTGCTTGGTGAGCTGAACCTGTCGAAAACGCTGCGTCGCAAATTGGTGCAGTTTCTTGATTCGCTGGTTGTGGCCGGTCTGATTAAACATATGCGGCGTGGTCGTTATCGGCTGAACAGACCGTTAAAACTGGTCCGTGCAACGCTGAAACATCAGTCTTCCGGCCATGGTGTCTTGACGGTTTGCGACGATGCCGGCGAGCTTTATGTGGCCTCGTTTCGTCTTGGTGGTGCCATGGACGGTGATGAGGTGATGGCTCTGGAGCTTCCTGAGTCGCGTGGTCGTCGGCCGGAAGGGTGGATTGTTGAAGTTGTCAAGCGCTCCCGTGAGACGCTGTTGGGCGTGTGTGAAAAGAATTCACGCCAGGGCGGGGTCGTTTTTCTCAGCGAACAGGGCGCGTTGACCTTTGATGTTGACGACCGGGGCAGGGACGTCTCTTCCCTGGAGGGGCAGGTGGTTGTCCTGCGTATTGACCGTTATCCCGCCATGCATGAGAATGGACTCGGCCATATCGTCGATGTCCTTGGCCCGGTGGGGAGTCCGGAAGTCGATATCCTCAGCACGGTTCACCGGTTGGGGATTCCCAGTCGTTTTTCCCCTGCAGCGGAACGCGAGGCGGCTGCCGTTGCAAGCGACGTACCGCCCGATGTTGTTGCCGGCCGACGCGATTTGCGCGCGTTGCCGTTTGTCACCATTGATGGTGCCGATGCCCGCGATTTTGATGATGCGGTGAGTCTGGCACGCTCACAAGACGGGCACTGGCAGCTGCATGTGGCCATTGCCGATGTCGGCTATTATGTGGCGCAGGGCAGCGCTCTAGATCGTGACGCACGAGAGCGGGGCACCAGTGTTTATTTCCCCAGCCGTTGTCTGCCCATGTTGCCGCAAGCGCTCAGTAACGGCATCTGTTCGTTACAGCCCGACAAAGACCGTTTGGTCGTTGTTGCAGAAATAACCTTTGATGATCTGGGGCGACGTCTGGACTTTCAGGCGTATCGGGCGACAATTCGCAGTCAGCAACGTCTGGTTTATGAGCAGGTTCAGCTGGTGCTGGACGGTCATGTTCCAGAACTGCCGGTGAATGCATCTTTAACGGAAATGTTGCATCAGATGCAGCACCTGGCGCAGTCTTTACGTCATCGTCGTCTGCACCGCGGCGCCATCGATTTTGATCTGCCGGAAGCGAATGTTATTTTTGACGAGGCGGGTCATATTGTGCGCATCGGCCGGCGGAGTCGACTGGATTCCCATCGTTTAATTGAAGAATTTATGTTGTGTGCCAACGAAGCCGTGGCTGAGTTTATTCTTTCGCGGCGCGAAACGGGCATGTTTCGGATTCATGAATCTCCCGACATCCGTTCCATGCAATCCTTCCAGCAGTTTCTGGCCACGCTCAATCTGGGAGTTACGTTGGATGCCGACGGCATCTCGGCGCAGGAATTGCGTCGTCTGCTGCATGAAGTAGAGGGCACCAGCCTGGAATTCAGCGTGAATCGTATTCTGTTGCGCAGTATGAAGCAGGCACGTTATGATGCTGAAAATTCTGGCCATTTCGGTTTAGCCAGTGAGGCTTATTGCCACTTTACCTCACCGATTCGGCGTTATCCGGATCTGCTGATCCATCGTTTGCTGCTGCAAATTCTCGATGGTCATGCAGACTGGGAAGCTGATGAGCCGTTGCCGCGTTTGGCGGAGGCGGCGACGGCGGCAGAGCGACGCGCCATGGAAGCTGAGCGTGATATCGTCGATCTGCGCAAATGCCAGTTTATGGAAGACAAAATCGGCACGCGCTATAGTGGCTATATCACGTCGGTCAATGCCTTCGGCTTTTTTGTCGAGCTGGATGAGTTTTTTGTCGAAGGTTTGGTGCATATCCGCACTTTAAGTGATGACTATTATGTGTTTGATGAAGAGCAGCTGACCTTGGTCGGACAGGCCCGGCGCAAGACGTTTCAGGTCGGTGATACGGTTGAGGTGGAAGTGTGGCAGGTGAAATCCGCAGCCCGCGAAATTGATTTTGTTTTGCCTGATCTGGAGGTGTCGTTGCGCGTGTCACGGCGTCGTCGATTGGGGGAACGTCGCAAAAGGCGACGGTAG
- a CDS encoding DUF1015 domain-containing protein: MAQIAPFRGICFNPSREDGLGQVVSPPYDVIDAGLQRRLFERSPYNIVRLILGLSHDGDDEKNNRYTRSATLFQQWQNEQILVRDDVPAIYLYDQHYVIGDQSIVRKGFIALARIEEFASGMVKPHEQTRFDWCRDRLQLLRHCRANFSPVFSLYSDPCCVIEAMTGGVRKDTPDMEVVDDHAVHHKLWKVHDRRLISTMTEVLDGKPLLIADGHHRYETALNYRDEQREKQGEFSGKETFNYVSMYFSNMEDPSCQTVAQHRLISALVYELFFERVTEMFNVVALQGTLWQDEVDQMQNADDSHDMAILLYVGEGNGYRLTLRNAGEQSQRYRHLLVRAPSATHPAILYRAVLDQLLNEVPKEDADGVVHQVVPAITSVDQGDARGALLFPPLSVATVRDIANTGGKIPECSTCFFPSVLSGLVINPIVSGEQIGDFL, translated from the coding sequence ATGGCTCAAATTGCTCCGTTTCGGGGTATCTGCTTTAATCCCTCCAGGGAGGACGGCCTGGGTCAGGTTGTCTCACCGCCTTACGACGTGATTGACGCCGGGTTGCAACGGCGTCTGTTCGAACGTAGCCCCTACAATATTGTGCGTCTGATTCTTGGCCTGTCTCATGATGGAGACGACGAAAAGAACAATCGTTATACCCGTTCCGCCACGTTGTTTCAGCAATGGCAGAATGAGCAGATTCTGGTGCGTGATGATGTGCCGGCAATCTATCTTTATGATCAGCATTATGTGATCGGCGACCAGTCCATTGTCCGCAAAGGGTTCATCGCCCTGGCCCGTATTGAGGAATTTGCTTCGGGCATGGTTAAACCCCACGAACAGACCCGTTTTGACTGGTGTCGTGACCGATTGCAACTGCTGCGCCATTGTCGGGCAAATTTCAGTCCGGTTTTTTCGCTGTATTCCGATCCTTGTTGTGTCATCGAAGCCATGACCGGTGGGGTTCGTAAGGACACCCCTGATATGGAGGTGGTCGATGACCATGCCGTTCATCATAAGCTGTGGAAGGTGCATGACCGTCGTCTGATCAGCACAATGACCGAGGTGCTTGATGGCAAGCCCCTGTTGATTGCGGATGGCCACCATCGTTATGAAACCGCTTTAAATTACCGCGATGAACAGCGCGAAAAACAAGGAGAATTCAGCGGCAAGGAAACCTTTAACTATGTCTCCATGTATTTTTCCAATATGGAAGACCCCAGTTGTCAGACCGTCGCCCAGCATCGTTTGATTTCGGCGTTGGTGTATGAACTTTTTTTTGAACGGGTGACAGAAATGTTCAATGTCGTTGCTCTGCAGGGAACTCTCTGGCAGGACGAAGTGGACCAGATGCAGAATGCTGATGACAGTCATGACATGGCAATTCTTTTATATGTCGGTGAGGGAAACGGCTACCGCTTGACTTTAAGGAATGCCGGGGAACAGAGTCAACGCTATCGGCATTTGTTGGTCCGTGCTCCGTCAGCAACACACCCGGCCATTTTGTACCGTGCTGTTTTGGATCAGTTGTTGAACGAGGTGCCGAAAGAGGACGCGGATGGCGTTGTGCATCAGGTTGTACCGGCAATCACCTCAGTGGATCAGGGCGATGCCCGTGGCGCACTTCTGTTTCCGCCTCTGAGTGTGGCAACTGTTCGGGATATTGCCAACACCGGTGGCAAAATCCCGGAATGTTCAACCTGCTTTTTCCCGAGCGTTTTAAGTGGTCTGGTCATTAATCCTATCGTGTCCGGTGAGCAGATCGGCGATTTTCTCTAA
- a CDS encoding HD domain-containing protein, translated as MIDPIEILTAYYPPHTKAHHILVRHSQHVAEKALSIARHLCEEGETIDLEFIHQAAMLHDIGIFRVHAPALGCYGQLPYLHHGVEGAKLLRAEGLPQHAGVCERHTGVGLTAEEIDRNQLGLPVRDMVPTTLEEQIIAYADLFFSKNPQRLDRQRSAEKVRKSLCKFGEEKGVIFDRWQQRFHS; from the coding sequence ATGATCGACCCCATCGAAATCCTGACGGCCTATTATCCGCCACACACCAAAGCGCATCATATCTTAGTGCGCCACAGTCAACATGTCGCCGAAAAGGCCCTGTCCATTGCTCGTCACCTTTGCGAAGAAGGTGAAACCATCGACCTTGAGTTCATCCATCAGGCGGCGATGCTTCACGATATCGGTATTTTTCGCGTGCATGCACCGGCTTTGGGCTGCTATGGACAACTTCCATATCTCCACCATGGTGTCGAGGGCGCCAAACTACTTCGGGCTGAAGGACTTCCACAGCACGCCGGAGTCTGTGAACGCCATACCGGCGTGGGTCTGACGGCTGAAGAAATTGACCGCAATCAGTTGGGCTTGCCGGTTCGCGATATGGTTCCAACTACGCTGGAAGAGCAGATCATTGCTTACGCGGATCTGTTTTTTTCCAAAAATCCCCAACGGCTTGACCGACAGCGCAGTGCCGAAAAGGTGCGAAAATCGTTGTGCAAGTTCGGCGAAGAAAAAGGGGTTATTTTTGACCGCTGGCAACAACGATTTCACTCATAA
- the ftsE gene encoding cell division ATP-binding protein FtsE, whose amino-acid sequence MIQLFNIGKIYQNGAPALHDISLKIPDGDFVYITGSSGAGKSTLLRLLYCAEKPSRGQILMGERNTTRLRGRNVSYLRRDIGFVFQDFKLLNTRTVFENVALPLQVQGLSRHEISTRVYQMLQYVGLEYKLQRKPLELSGGEQQRVAIARAMIVNPRLLLADEPTGNLDQELAVEIMEMFTRINETGTTVLIATHDKEMLELFPHRTVVLHAGNVVSDTTPDGVAPATTPEKE is encoded by the coding sequence ATGATCCAGCTTTTCAATATCGGAAAAATCTACCAGAACGGAGCACCGGCGCTCCACGACATCAGTCTGAAAATTCCGGATGGCGATTTTGTCTATATCACCGGCTCTTCCGGTGCCGGCAAGTCAACGTTGCTCAGGCTGTTGTATTGCGCTGAAAAACCCTCACGCGGTCAGATTCTCATGGGAGAGCGCAACACCACCCGTTTGCGTGGGCGCAATGTCTCGTATTTACGCCGCGACATCGGCTTCGTTTTTCAGGACTTTAAGCTACTCAACACTCGCACGGTTTTTGAAAATGTCGCTTTGCCTTTGCAGGTTCAGGGATTATCCCGTCATGAAATCAGCACGCGGGTTTATCAGATGCTGCAATATGTCGGTCTGGAATACAAACTCCAGCGCAAACCGTTGGAACTCTCCGGTGGTGAACAACAGCGTGTCGCCATTGCCAGGGCCATGATCGTCAATCCCCGTTTGCTGCTGGCGGATGAGCCCACCGGCAACCTGGACCAGGAACTGGCCGTCGAAATCATGGAAATGTTCACCCGGATCAACGAAACCGGGACAACGGTCCTGATCGCCACCCACGACAAAGAGATGTTGGAACTGTTTCCCCATCGTACCGTCGTGCTCCACGCCGGCAATGTTGTTTCCGACACCACACCGGACGGTGTTGCACCTGCGACGACACCGGAGAAAGAATAA
- the ftsX gene encoding permease-like cell division protein FtsX, whose protein sequence is MERLRYFLQRTIFSMKQSPLLCSATIGTVAIALMLLSFFTLIVLNVQNLTKQWSRDIQVVVYLDQVPSQSALEQWLEEIQTYPEVESVTYVSQHEAFERFRVRLGQNKDLLDGLMPEILPAALEVSLKESARSREGTESLISLLKSNKEFHNFRYGQEWLDRYDAFIFLLQLTGSLAGGFLIFATLFIISNTIKLTIYARRDELEIMGLIGATPLFIKAPFMAEGAFQGTIGAILALGGCHMLYYFFLKKGLAALLTTAAAENIHFLPVTVQVAVIATGLLLGFVGSLLPLRKFVRI, encoded by the coding sequence ATGGAACGGCTAAGATACTTCCTCCAGCGGACCATTTTCAGCATGAAGCAGAGTCCTCTGCTGTGCAGTGCGACCATCGGCACGGTGGCCATCGCACTGATGCTGCTGTCGTTTTTTACCCTGATTGTTCTCAATGTACAAAACCTGACCAAGCAGTGGAGCCGTGATATTCAGGTGGTGGTTTATCTTGATCAGGTTCCCAGCCAAAGCGCTCTGGAACAATGGCTTGAAGAGATCCAAACCTATCCGGAAGTGGAATCCGTGACGTATGTTTCCCAACACGAGGCTTTTGAACGGTTTCGCGTCCGTTTGGGCCAAAATAAGGATCTGCTCGACGGGTTGATGCCGGAAATCCTGCCTGCGGCACTGGAGGTGAGTTTAAAAGAAAGCGCCCGCTCCCGTGAAGGGACGGAAAGTCTGATTTCGCTGCTCAAAAGCAACAAAGAATTTCATAATTTCCGCTACGGCCAGGAATGGCTGGATCGTTATGACGCCTTTATTTTCCTGCTGCAACTGACCGGCAGTCTGGCTGGCGGTTTTCTGATTTTTGCGACGTTATTCATCATCTCCAACACCATAAAGCTCACCATCTATGCCCGCCGCGACGAGTTGGAAATCATGGGATTAATCGGGGCGACACCTCTATTTATCAAAGCGCCGTTCATGGCTGAAGGGGCGTTTCAAGGAACCATTGGAGCTATCCTTGCTTTGGGTGGCTGCCACATGCTGTATTACTTCTTTTTGAAAAAAGGACTGGCAGCTCTGCTCACCACTGCAGCCGCGGAAAATATCCATTTTCTGCCGGTCACGGTTCAGGTTGCCGTGATTGCCACCGGGCTCCTGCTGGGCTTTGTCGGCAGTTTGCTGCCATTACGCAAGTTTGTGCGGATTTAA
- a CDS encoding peptidoglycan DD-metalloendopeptidase family protein, protein MTCRVTFTAQFLLKRLILCTLTGAILLGGFSAHGDEIAQKKESLQRVKQQISETASEIKEKKHKERTLLQQLDQLEQQMANSDAAVKYASQALGEAKEKIAGLEDKISRYETILKRSQKDVEQRLRTLYTSGDITSLRLIFSTETPLQLAENLDFLSRIAAHDKKLLSSYRQQTRQLQKARLDLHNELTLQEQTLAEKQQHKRTLAQNKTRKAQLVTQIKRDQQALKQRLAQLEERSKNLSALVSKLKESKQNAAFVPTNQPFIAAKGKIPWPSSGAIREEFGTHQDRNFGTKYKSNGLEIAAVPGTPIKAIWPGKVVFSSPFKGYGNLIIIDHGSQYYSLYAQVIQLKHPVGTIVNAGDVIATSGYEQRDSYHLEIRHRGTPVDPKDWLKPRNG, encoded by the coding sequence ATGACCTGTAGAGTGACCTTCACAGCGCAGTTTTTGCTAAAACGGCTTATCCTGTGCACCCTGACCGGGGCGATCCTGCTGGGTGGTTTTTCCGCCCATGGTGATGAAATCGCCCAGAAAAAAGAATCCCTGCAACGGGTAAAACAACAGATTTCTGAAACAGCCAGCGAAATCAAAGAAAAAAAACACAAGGAACGCACTCTGTTGCAACAGCTCGACCAGCTGGAACAGCAGATGGCCAACAGTGATGCGGCGGTCAAATACGCCAGCCAGGCCCTGGGTGAAGCCAAAGAAAAGATTGCCGGTCTTGAAGATAAAATCAGCCGGTACGAAACGATTCTCAAACGGTCGCAAAAAGATGTGGAACAACGGCTGCGCACGCTGTATACCAGTGGCGACATCACCTCATTGCGGCTGATTTTTTCCACGGAAACCCCGCTGCAGCTGGCGGAAAACCTCGATTTCCTCAGCCGGATCGCCGCCCATGACAAAAAACTCCTGTCCAGTTACCGCCAGCAGACACGCCAGTTGCAAAAAGCGCGTCTCGATTTGCATAATGAATTGACCCTTCAGGAACAAACCCTGGCCGAGAAACAGCAGCACAAACGAACACTGGCTCAAAATAAAACGCGTAAAGCACAACTGGTCACGCAAATTAAACGTGACCAGCAGGCACTCAAGCAACGGCTGGCCCAGCTCGAAGAGCGGTCAAAAAACCTTTCCGCCCTGGTCAGCAAACTCAAAGAGAGCAAACAAAACGCGGCCTTTGTCCCCACAAATCAGCCGTTTATTGCCGCCAAGGGCAAAATCCCCTGGCCCTCGTCCGGAGCGATTCGCGAAGAGTTCGGCACCCATCAGGATCGCAATTTCGGCACCAAGTACAAAAGTAACGGTCTGGAGATCGCCGCGGTTCCCGGCACACCGATCAAAGCGATCTGGCCGGGGAAAGTGGTCTTTTCTTCCCCGTTTAAAGGCTATGGCAATCTGATTATCATCGACCACGGCAGCCAGTATTACAGCTTGTACGCTCAGGTCATTCAACTCAAACACCCCGTGGGGACCATCGTCAATGCCGGCGATGTGATTGCCACTTCGGGATATGAACAACGCGACAGCTATCATCTTGAAATTCGCCATCGCGGCACACCCGTCGATCCCAAAGACTGGCTGAAACCGCGCAATGGATAA
- a CDS encoding S41 family peptidase, with protein sequence MRLHFATLLCLCFLLTAPISVSAQADTPDAVEETAEPISAYEHLDQFIDVLTLVQKNYVEQPAMDQLMSGAIKGMLSELDPHSAYMPPKMFEEMQIETMGEFNGLGVEITVKDHLITVIAPIADTPADRAGIRAGDTIVEIDGTLTKDMSIMDAINQMRGPRGSEITLGIMRHGETAPLSFTLTRETIRVDSIRQRLFEPAIGYVRISQFQQRTAQEFKQALKALYNQAGPLQGLLIDLRNNPGGLLDQAVQVCDLFLSSGKIVSTEGRSKADNFTYNATAAGTQPGYPIVVLINEGSASASEIVAGALQDHKRAVILGTGSFGKGSVQSIIPLADHSGLRLTTAYYYTPNGTSIQARGIVPDVSVEQAVWKKTTVHDLTKEKDLTNHLEPPDLQSSQENAVNPDKIESDYQLLRALDLLRGWQQMKHLQPCSAGGGQAAS encoded by the coding sequence ATGCGATTACACTTTGCCACATTGTTATGTCTGTGCTTTTTGCTGACGGCTCCGATCAGTGTATCGGCTCAGGCGGACACGCCCGATGCCGTTGAAGAGACGGCCGAGCCGATCAGCGCCTATGAACACCTTGACCAGTTCATTGACGTTCTTACCCTGGTTCAGAAGAACTATGTCGAACAGCCCGCCATGGATCAGCTCATGTCCGGAGCGATCAAGGGCATGCTCAGTGAACTGGATCCCCATTCCGCCTACATGCCTCCGAAAATGTTTGAGGAAATGCAGATTGAGACCATGGGCGAATTCAATGGTCTCGGTGTCGAGATCACCGTTAAAGATCACCTGATCACGGTGATTGCCCCCATTGCCGACACGCCGGCCGACCGTGCCGGGATTCGTGCCGGTGATACGATTGTCGAGATCGACGGCACCCTGACCAAAGATATGTCGATCATGGACGCGATCAACCAAATGCGCGGACCGCGCGGCAGCGAAATCACTCTGGGCATCATGCGTCACGGCGAGACTGCGCCGCTATCCTTCACTCTGACACGTGAGACCATCCGCGTCGACAGCATCCGTCAGCGCCTGTTTGAGCCGGCCATTGGGTATGTTCGCATCAGCCAGTTCCAGCAACGCACTGCACAAGAATTTAAACAGGCTCTCAAAGCGTTGTACAATCAAGCTGGGCCGCTACAAGGGCTGTTGATCGATCTACGCAACAACCCCGGTGGGCTGCTTGACCAGGCGGTTCAGGTGTGTGATCTGTTTTTAAGTTCAGGAAAAATCGTTTCAACCGAAGGACGAAGCAAAGCGGATAACTTCACCTACAATGCCACGGCAGCCGGCACCCAGCCCGGTTATCCCATTGTCGTGCTCATCAATGAAGGCAGTGCCAGCGCTTCGGAAATCGTAGCCGGAGCCCTGCAGGACCATAAACGCGCCGTCATTCTCGGCACCGGCAGTTTCGGCAAGGGCTCTGTGCAGAGCATCATCCCCTTGGCTGACCATTCCGGGCTTCGCCTGACCACGGCATATTATTATACGCCAAACGGCACCTCGATCCAGGCTCGGGGGATTGTCCCGGACGTCAGCGTTGAACAGGCGGTCTGGAAAAAAACCACCGTCCATGACCTCACCAAGGAAAAAGACCTCACCAATCACCTTGAACCGCCCGACCTTCAGAGTTCTCAGGAGAACGCCGTCAATCCGGATAAGATTGAATCGGACTACCAACTGCTCCGAGCCTTGGATCTGCTGCGCGGCTGGCAACAAATGAAGCATCTTCAACCCTGTTCTGCTGGCGGAGGGCAAGCCGCGTCATGA